The Mycolicibacterium neworleansense sequence TCGCCGACGGCACCTACTTCTACCGGGTCGGCGCCAACGGCGCCCTGGAGACTGTCGCGATGCTGTTCTCGCCCGGCTACCCGGGCTTCCTGCGTGGCGTAACGGCTTCGGGGCCAGGGGAATTCATCGTCACCACTGCGGCCGACACCGTGACCCGCTATCGCCCCGGCGGCGCCGAGGACGAGGTGAGCCAGGTGCTCGCCAGCGGCATCGACCAGCCCTACGGCGTGACACAGGCCCCCGACGGTTCCGTGGTGGTCGTGGAACAGGGTGCCGGACGGCTCCTCTCGGTCCGCGAGGGTTCGGTCAGCGTGCTGGCCTCCGGCCTGGACACCCCGGTCGGTGTGGCGATCGCGCCCGATGGCGCACCGCTGGTATCGGTGGCCGGCGCCGTCATCCGGGTGCACGGCGGCAGTGTCACACCGCTGGTCGACGGATTACACACGCCGCACGGAGTCCTCGTGCGCGACGGCGTACTCTACATCGTCGATTCGGGCAGCAAAGAAATTGTCGAGTACGAATACGATACCGCGGCCCGCACCACGATCGCCACGGGACTGCCGGTCGGACCGCCGCCCGGGGTGACCCCCAAGCCGCTCAAGGGCATGCCGCCGTTCTCCGGTCCACAGGGCCCGTTCGCCGGGATCACCGCGGGACCCGATGGCACGCTTTATATCTCGGGCGACGGCGACGGCAGCGTCCTGGCGCTGCGCAGAGGCTGACACCATGACTGTCACACCGGCCGACCACCGCTACCTGCAGGTCGCACGCACCCTGCGCAAGGAGATCGTCGACGGGGTGTACCCGGTGGGCGCACAGCTGCCCACCGAACACGAACTATGTGAGCGGTTCGAGGTCAGCCGGTACACCGTCCGTGAGGCGCTACGGCGGCTGCGCGACGACAACCTGGTCATCTCCCGCCCGCGGGCGGGCACCACGGTGGCACCGCGGGCCGCCACGAATACCTATGCCCAGGACGTGGTCTCGATCAACGACCTGCTGGCGTTCGCCACCGGCGCCCAGTTCACCATCGAGTCCAACGCCATGGTCACGATCGACGGTGAGTTGGCCGAGCGCACCGGGCTCCCGCTCGGTGAGCAGTGGCTGGCGGTGCGTGGCTACCGGCAGGCCGACGGCGATGTGGCACCGGTGTGCCGCACCGAGTACTACATCAACCGCAGCTTCGCCGCCGTCGGCCGGCTGCTGCAACGCCATTCCGGACCGATCTTCCCGCTGATCGAGGATCTGTTCGGCGTCAGCATCGTCGAAGTGCACCAAGAGATCTCGGCGATCGTCACCTCACCCGAACTGGCCGCGGGACTCAAGATCGCCGCGGGCAGCGCGGCCCTGCAGATGCAACGCACCTACACCACCTCCGACGGGGAGATCGCCCAGGTCACCGTCAACACCCACCCGTCGGACCGGTTCCGGCATGCCATGACGATGCGCCGGGTCAAAGGCTGAGTCGGGGTGCGAAACCTGGCGGGACAGGACCAGACCCGTGCGGCCGACGCGTACGCCCGGGGTCTGTGGGGGTCCGCGACCTTGGCCGGCGCCCTGGCCGATGCGGCGCGCGACGCCCCCGGGCGCGTGCTGATGGTCGACGGCGACATCACGCTGACGGCGCGCGAATTGCACGACCGCGCCCGGGCTCTGGCGATGCGGCTGACCGAGTGGATGCCCACCGGCAGCGTGGTGTCCTTCATGCTGCCCAACTGGCACGAGGCGGCCATCATCTATCTGGGCGCCACCCTGGCCGGCATGGTGGTCAACCCGATCCTGCCCTCCCTTCGCGACCGGGAACTGCGCTTCATCCTCGATGATGCTCACAGTCGCGCGATCTTCATCCCCGCCCAGTTCGGTACCCACGACTACGCCGCGATGCTCACCCGGGTGTGCGGCCAGTTGGACACGCCACCGGAAGTGGTGGTGCTGCGCGGGGATCCGGGGCCGCACCACACCTTCGACACCCGCCCGGCCGCACCGGACCGCGATCTGCCCGCGCTCGACCCGGACGACATCCGGATGATCATGTACACCTCGGGCACCACCGGACGCCCCAAAGGAGTACTGCACAGCCATAACTCGATCAACGCACTGATCCTGCAGCTGCGCGACCACTGGATGATCGACCCTGGCGACACCTTCCTGGTACCCTCCCCCATCGCCCACATCGGCGGCTCCATCTACGCCTTCGAATGCCCGCTCTTGCTGGGGAGCACCGCGGTACTGATGCAGCGCTGGAACGCCGAGCACGGCGTCGCCCTGATGAGCGAACGCAAATGCACCCACATGGCCGGGGCCACACCATTTCTGGAACAGCTGCTCGGGGCCGCCGAGCGAGCCGGCACCCGGCTACCCGATCTCAAGGTGTTCATCTGCGGTGGCGCATCGGTGCCGCCGTCGCTCATCCGGCGGGCCTCCGGCTATTTCGAACGCGCCGTGGTCAGCCGGGTGTACGGCTCTACCGAGGTTCCGGTCACCACCGTCGGCGCACTGGAACCCGGAAGCGTCGAGCACGCTGCCGAGACCGACGGCCGGCCCGGCATCGCCGAGATCCGGCTGGTCTCCGGAGAGATCCGGGCCCGGGGCCCGCAGATGCTGCTCGGCTACCTGCACCCGGAGGACGAGATCGAATCCTTCGACGAAGACGGCTTTTTCCGCACCGGCGACCTCGGCCGATGGGTCGACGGCGACTACCTGCAGGTGACCGGGCGGGCCAAGGACCTCATCATCCGCAACGGCGAGAACATTTCGCCCAAGGAAGTCGAGGACATCCTGGTCGGTCACCTCGGCATCGTCGAGGCAGCCGTGGTCGGCGTACCCGACGACCGCACCGGGGAACGCGCCTGCGCGGTGCTGGTGACCGCGGACGGCCGGTGCCCTGACGTCTCGGAGGTGGGCCGGGTGTTGGCCGAGCACGGGTTGGCCCGGTTCAAAACACCCGAGCGGGTGGAAGTCTGGGATGCCCTGCCGAAGAACGACGCGGGCAAAGTGCTGAAACATCACATCCGAGCGACTCTGAAGGGGCACGACTAATGCAGGTTGCGATCGTCACCGGAGCCAGCAGCGGCATCGGATTCGGGTGTGCCACCAAACTCGCCGAGGCCGGGATGGCCGTGCTCGGAACCGGCCGCGACACCGACCGGCTCGCCGAACTCGAACGGGCCGCCCCGGACCAGATCGCGACCCTGGCAGTCGACCTGACCGACGACGACGCGCCGCAACGCATCGTCGAGGCCGCGTCGACCCGCTGGGGTCGCATCGACTTCTTGATCAACAACGCCGGTGTCGGCAGCCCCAAGCCCTTGCACGAGACCGATGACGAAACGCTGGACTACTTCCTGGGTTTGATGCTGCGGGCGCCGTTCCGGCTGGCTCGCGACGTGATCCCGCACATGGGACCCGGCTCGGCCATCATCAACGTCACCTCCACGTTCGCCGTCGTCGGCGGACTGCGCGGCGGCGCGTACTCCGCCGCCAAGGGTGGATTGACGGCGCTCACCACGCACATCGCCTGCCAGTACGGGGCCCAGGGCATCCGGTGCAACGCGGTGGCGCCCGGTGTCACGGTGACGCCGATGGTTGAGCAACGGCTGCAGAACGAGGGTTTCCGCAAGATGCAGACGGAGATGACGCCGCACACCCGGCTGGGCCGGGTCGAGGATATTGCGTCCACCGTCGCGTTCCTGTGTTCCGACGGAGGCAGCTTCATCAACGGACAGACCATCGTCGTCGACGGCGGCTGGAGCTCGACGAAGTACCTGTCCGATTTCGCACTCAGCGCCAAGTGGGTTGCGGAATGAACACTTTCGCGGTGCTCGACCAGGCCGCGACGAGGTTCGGCGACCGGGGCGCGGTGTTTCTGGGCGAACGCCAACTGCTGACCTGGGCCCAATTGCGTGAGCGGGTGTTGCGACTGGCCACCTCGCTGAAGGCACTCGGCGACCGCGGCACCCGCGTCGCCGTCGCCAGCGAGAACCGGCCCGAGATCGTCGAGCTGATGTTCGCGATCTGGGCTGCCGAGTGTGCGTTCGTGCCGGTCAACTACAAGCTGCATCCCCGCGAGATGGCCGACATCTTGGCCGATTCCGGTGCGGCGCAGGTATTCGCATCGGCCAAGATCGCCGACGGCCTGGCGGCCACCGACGTGCCCGTCGAGACCATCGGCGGCCAGGCTTACTCGGATCGATTCGGTGCCGAAGCTGCCGACCCCCCTTTGAGCGACCCGGGTTCACTGGCCTGGCTGTTCTACACCAGCGGCACCACCGGAAAATCCAAGGGCGCCATGCTGTCCCACCGCAACCTGCTGGCGATGACGGTGGCGCACCTGGCCGACTTCGACGACCCGGACGAGAACTGCAGCCTGATCCACGGCGCCCCGATGTCCCACGGGTCCGGCCTGTACATCCCGCCGTACGTGCTGCGCGGCGCCCGCCAGGTGATACCGGAGTCCGCGGCATTCGAACCCGACGAGTTCCTCGATCTGTGCGGCCACCACCCCGGCAGCAGTGCTTTTCTGGCCCCGACCATGGTGCAGCGGCTCGTTCAAACCGGCCGGCCCCGCCCGCAGAACCTCAAAACCGTTGTCTACGGCGGCGGTCCGATGTACGTCGACAGCCTCAAGAAGGCGCTGGCCGCCTACGGGCCGATCTTCGTGCAGCTCTACGGGCAGGGCGAGGCACCCATGACGATCACCGGGCTGCGCCGCCGGGACCACGTCGATGCCGACGACGCGACACTGGGCTCGGTCGGCTATCCGCGCTCCGGCGTCGAGGTGGCCGTGCTGCACGAGGACGGCACGCAAGCCGCCGTCGACGAGATCGGCGAGATCGTCTGCCGCGGCGACGTCGTCATGTCGGGCTACTGGAACAACCCAACCGCCACCGCCACGACGCTCAAGAACGGCTGGCTGCACACCGGCGACATGGGTTCCTTCGACGCGCACGGCTACCTCACCCTGCGCGATCGCTCCAAGGACGTGGTGATCAGCGGGGGCAGCAACATCTATCCCCGCGAGGTGGAGGAAGCGCTGCTGGAGCATCCCGACGTGATCGAGGCCGGCGTCGTCGGCGCACCCGATGCCGACTGGGGCGAGGTGGTGGTCGCCTTCGTGGTCGGCGACGTCGATGCGGCAGCACTCGATGCGCATCTGCTGGAACGCATCGCCCGGTTCAAACGGCCCAAGCGCTACGAGTTCATCGACGCACTGCCGAAGAACAGCTACGGCAAGGTGCTCAAGCGGGAGCTACGGGACCAGTTGAAGTAGCCATGGACGGGTGGGTTGCCGCTGGCATACGCTGATGTGATCTGGATCACTTATGCCGGACCCGAGGAGGCGGGCCATGACCGCCACAACGACGCATTTCCCCAGCCAGAAGGCACCCTGCGGGCGCACCACCCAGGGCGACCACCACATCGAGAACGATGACGACGGCCTCAGCTTCGACGACTTCAAGTTCGCCTGCGGCTGCCGTGAGACCCGGCATGTCTACCACGACGGATGCGTGGCCATCCGCACCGTGAGGCATGACGGCAAGGTGCTGCGAGACGAGCGCTGCCGAGAGCATGAGGCCTTCGAAGTGTGAGAACGGCCGATGACCGCCTCACACGACATAGTGGTGATCGGTGGGGGTGGCGCCGGTCTGCGCGCCGCGATCGCCATCGCTGAGACCGACCCGCGCCTGAACGTGGCGATCGTGTCGAAGGTGTACCCGATGCGCAGCCACACCGTCTCGGCGGAGGGCGGCGCCGCGGCCGTCGCGGGCGCCGACGACACCATAGACGAACACGCCTACGACACCATCTCCGGCGGCGACTGGCTCTGCGATCAGGACGCCGTCGAAGCCTTCGTCGCCGAGGCACCGCTCGAGCTCATGCAGCTCGAACACTGGGGTTGCCCATGGAGCCGAACACCGGACGGACACATCGCGGTTCGCGCATTCGGCGGAATGAAGAAGCTGCGCACCTGGTTTGCCGCCGACAAGACCGGATTCCACCTGTTGCACACCCTGTTCCAGCGGGTGCTCTCCTACCCCGGCATCGCCCGCTACGACGAATGGTTCGCCACCACACTGCTTGTCGATGACGGTGTGGTCCGCGGTCTCGTGGCGATCGAGCTGGCCACCGGACGCATCGAGACGATCCTGGCCGACGCGGTCATCATGTGCACCGGCGGATGCGGCCGCGTGTTCCCCTTCACCACCAACGCCAACATCAAGACCGGCGACGGGATGGCGTTGGCGTTCCGGGCCGGAGCACCGCTCAAGGACATGGAATTCGTGCAGTACCACCCGACCGGGCTGCCGTTCACCGGCATCCTGATCACCGAGGCCGCCCGAGCCGAGGGAGGCTGGCTGCTCAACAAGGACGGCTACCGGTACCTGCAGGACTACGACCTGGGCACGCCCACACCAGAACCCAAGCTGCGCAGCATGGAACTCGGCCCGCGAGACCGGTTGTCGCAGGCGTTCGTCCATGAGCTGGACAAGGGCCGCACCGACGAAACCCCGTACGGTCCCGTGGTGTACCTGGACCTACGGCACCTGGGCGCCAAGCTCATCGACACCAAGCTGCCGTTCGTGCGCGAGTTGTGCCGCGACTATCAGCACATCGATCCCGTCTCCGAGCTGGTGCCGGTGCGGCCCGTCGTGCACTACATGATGGGCGGAGTCCACACCGATATCAACGGCGCCACAACCCTTCCCGGGCTGTACGCCGCCGGCGAGACGGCATGCGTCAGCATCAACGGGGCCAACCGGCTGGGCTCGAACTCTCTGCCGGAGCTGTTGGTGTTCGGCGCCCGCGCCGGGCGCGCCGCGGCCGAGTATGTGTCCGGCGTCGGCGCGGTCCCCACCGCGGTGCAGACGCAGGCCCGCACCGAAGAACTTCGCCTGGAACACGACCTGAGCCGGCGCACCGAGAGCGGTGGTGAACGCATCGCCGATATCCGCACCGACATGCAGACCGTGCTGGAGACCGCCGCCGGCATCTACCGCGACGGCCCCACCTTGACCAAGGCCGTCGAACAGGTGCGGGAGCTGCAGGAGCGCTTCGCCAACGCCGGGATCGACGACCACAGCCACACGTTCAACACGGAACTGCTGGCCTTCCTCGAGTTGTCCGGGATGCTCGACATCGCCCAGACGATCATCGAATCGGCCCTGCACCGCACCGAATCCCGCGGCGCACACCAGCGGACAGATTTCCCCAGCCGCGACGATGAACAGTTCCTGGCCCACACCATGGCCCATCGAGAGTCCGACGGCTCAGCGCGGATCGACTACCTGCCGGTCACCGTCACCCGCTGGCCACCGGGCGAACGGATCTACGGGAGATGAGATGGCAGACCGAATTGTCATGGAGGTGGCCCGGTATCGGCCCGAAACCGATAGCGAGCCGGTGCTGCAGCCCTACGATGTCCCCCTCACCCGGGAATGGGCGGTACTGGACGGGCTGAACTACATCAAGGACCGGCTCGACGGCACACTGAGTTTCCGGTGGTCATGCCGGATGGGGATCTGCGGCAGCTGCGGCATGACAGTGAACGGCGAGCCGAAACTGGCATGCGCGACGTTCCTCGTCGACTATCTCCCCGGCCCGGTGCGGGTGGAGCCGATGCGCAACTTCCCGGTGATCCGCGATCTCGTCGTCGACATCAGCGACTTCATGACCAAACTGCCCCGGGTCAAGCCATGGATCATCCGCGAGAACGACGAGCCGGCCGAGGATGACGAATACCGCCAGACCCCAGCCGAACTGGATGAGTTCAAGCAGTTCAGCATGTGCATCAACTGCATGCTGTGCTACTCGGCGTGTCCGGTGTACGCGCTGGACCCGGACTTCCTGGGGCCCGCGGCGATCGCGCTGGCCCAGCGCTACAACCTGGATTCCCGCGACGAAGGCGAGGAGGACCGTCGCGATGTGCTGGCCGCCGCCGACGGTGCCTGGGCGTGCACCTACGTCGGTGAATGCTCGGTGGCCTGCCCGAAGGGTGTCGACCCGGCCGGCGCGATACAGCGCTACAAGCTCACGGCGGCAACACATTCGGTGAAGAGCCTGCTCCTGCCGAGGGCCGCACGATGACGACCTATCGGCAGCCGGTTCCGCTGCTGTGGTGGACCAAACGGGCGTCCTATCTGCGGTACATGCTGCGCGAGCTCAGTTGCGAGTTCGTGGCCTGGTCGGTGGTGTACCTGGTGATCCTCGTGTGGGCATACAGCACCGGCCACCAGGACTGGTTCGCGGCTTTCAGCAGCCACCCGCTGGTGATCGTGCTGAACCTCGTGACGCTGGCATTCCTGTTGCTGCACACCATCACCTGGTTCAGCCTGGCGCCCCGGGCGATGGTCGTGCACCTGCGGGGCCGACGCGTGCCGGCGGGTGCGGTGCTGGCCGGCCACTACCTCGCGTGGCTGGCCGTCTCAGCGGTGATCGCCTGGGTGGTGCTGGCATGAGCGCGACGACCCGCCGGACACCGGAACCATACTTCTGGCTGTTGTTCTCGGCCGGTGGCATGGTGAGCGCACTGACGCTGCCGGTGCTGATGTTGCTGTTCGGCGTGGTGTTCCCGCTCGGGCTGCTCGACGCCCCCGACCCGGGGCAGCTGCTGGCCGTGATGCGCAATCCGCTGACCAGGATTGTACTGGCGGGCATCTTCGTGCTGGGGTTGTTCCACTGGGCCCACCGGGCCCGGTTCATGGTCGAACACGGCCTGAAACTCGGCCGCTTCGACTGGGCGATCGCGGTATGCGCTTACGGGACAGCCGCTTTGTGCTCGATCGCCGCGGTCTGGGTTCTACTCACGGTGTAGCGCGAGAGAACGTTGACCACTCACCACATCAATCCGCGGATCATCGAGGTCGGTGGAATATCCTCGACTGCGACCAATCCCGCGGGCGCGCGACACACCCAGTCGATCGCGTTGACCACACGAGCGGCTGTGGACACGCACCCGGCATCGGTCACATCCAGCACCGGATGGGACAGGCTGGTGCTCATTTCGATGCGCGGCTCCCCCTCCACGATCACCTGGTGCACGCCCGACTGCCCGTCGGGCGGATATTCCCAATCGGGTGCCGCCGCGGGTGTGAGGCGCGTGGTGTGTTCGATGGTGATGACCGGCACGCCGCCTCGAACGCCTTCGGCGGCGAATCGCGTCCCAGCCAACTGCCCTGGCTCGACGGTCATCATCGTGCATTCGATGCGCTCAGGGGTGTACCACGGCTCGAAACGCTCGGTGACCTCGTCTAATTCCACCCCGAGACGATCGGCGAGATTTCGCACCAGGCCGCCGAACATCGACGTGATCACACCAGGCTGGAACGCCATCGGCAGGTCGTCGTCCGGAGTGGTACCGAAACCCATGGCCGTGCCGGTGTATTCGTAGTCGTCGTAATTTCCGTAGTCGAAGATCTCCTTGACCGTGACCGACTCGGCACGAGTGACCAGACTGAGCGCGGCATACACCGCCGTGTCCCCCGAGTAGCCGGGGTCGATGCCGTTGACGTACAGCGACGAATTCCCCTCTGCGCAAGCCTGTTCGAGCGGCACCCGCAGCCAGTCGTCGGCCTGGTGGGGGGTGACCAGCCACACCATCGAGGTGCCGACGACGTTGATCCCGGCCGCCAGGAAGCGCGACATCTGCTCGATGGCTTCCATCGGCCGCGTCTCACCCAGCGCCGTGTAGACCACGCAATCCGGCCCGAGCGCGATCAGCGCGTCGATGTCGTCGGTCGCGATGACACCCGTTGGCTCACGGTGTCCGCACAGTTCGGCAGCGTCACGCCCGATCTTTTCCGGGCCCGAAGCATGGACCCCCACCAACTTCAGATCCGGTCTGCCGATGACCGCCGCCAGGGAATGCCTGCCGACGTTGCCGGTCGAGAATTGAACCACTCTGCGCATCGTTGCGCTCCGTTCGTGTTCAGTAGTCGGGGATCGGCAGCGGCGAGTTGTTCGACTCGATACCGCCGTCCACATGGAAGATAGCGTTGGTGGCGTAGCAGTCGCGGGTCGACAGATAAACACACAGCCGGCCGAGATCCTCGACATCGCCGAGTCGGTGCAGAGGCGTTGCCTCGTTCATCTTCTCCAGCGAGCCCGGCAACATATCCAGGCTGCCCTGCAGGCCATCGGTCGCGAACGACCCCAGTGCGATCGCGTTCACCCGGATTTTCGGCGCCAACTCCTGCGCCATCGCACGGGTCAGCGCCTCGAGACCGCCCTTGGCCGTGCAGTAGGCGGTCAACGCGCGGATGCCGAACCGGGCCGAGCCTGAAGAAATGTTGACGATCGAGCCGCGCCCGGCCTCGATCATGTGGGGCGCCACAAGTTGGCTCATGATGAACGCCGAGGTGACGCACCAATCGAAGGTGTGCCTGAAGTCCTCGTCGGTGATGTCGAGGAACCGCGCGTAGGTGGATCCGCCGACGTTGTTGACGAGGATGTCGATCCGGCCGAATTGCTCCATCGCGGTTTCGACGACGCGTTCGCCATCCGGCCGACTCATGGCGTCAGCGACAACCGGGACGCCCTTGCCACCGGCCGTCTCGATGCCCGCGATCGTCGCGACGATATCGGATTCCGTGCGAGCCGTCCCGACGACCGATGCGCCGGCTTCCGCCAGCACCCGCGCGATGCCCTGGCCGACTCCCTTGCCCGCGCCGGTCACGATCGCGACCTGCCCGGTGAGATCGAACTGTTCCATTGCCATTGAGAACCCCCTCTCGCCGAAAACAGTCTTCATCTAACGACTCAACCTGACTCACGTCAATGAAAAAGCCCAATATGTCGCCTCCAGGACCACCGCAGACGTCACCATCCTGCGCCGAAACGGCATTCCAGCAGCAGATATTCGACGAAGAACCTGCCGGAATGCCGTTTCGCCGAAGTCGGAGGCTGCAGTTGACTCGGTTACGTTACTGACTATAGTCAGCATTCATGGATCTGCGATTGACCGGTTCGAGTAGCAGGCGCACGGCGCCCACCGCGCCGGGCACCTCGACGAGCGGTCTCGACGAGCACATGGAGATCTCGCGTCGCGCCCAACGCCAGGCCGACAAGTGGCTGATCTCGGGCGGCCTGCTGATCGGGACCGCCGCACTCGGAATATTCGGCCTACCGCTGTTCCTTCGCGGGGTCTGGCTCCTGCGCAAGGCCCAGCGGGACGGCCTGACCGTGCGCCCGATGCTGGTCACCCTGCTCGGCTATCTGGTCATCATCGACGCTGCGATCAACACCGTCGGGTGGGCGCTCGACCTGATGGCCAGCCACACCATCCTGGCCCGGATCCTGCTGAACGGGTGGGGGGCGATGTTCGATGCCGGCTACTTCTGGCACTACAACGAACTATGGATCGGCGGCGCCGCGGGCCCCGGTGAGAAGGCGATGGAAGCCGGCATGATCCTCACCGTCTTCACGATGCGGATCGCGGCGGGTATCGGATTCCTGCAGATGAAACGCTGGGGCCACCAATGGATGATCATCACCTGCTGGATGGGCGTGGTGATCTGGTGCATCTACGTCTTCAACATGACCATGTACGCCGACGTCCGCTACGCCGGAGTCATCTTCCCCGTCGTCGGCTGGTGGCTCTACGACATCTTCTACATCACCCCGTTCCTGGCGATCCCGTACCTGCACACCGTGAACCGCGAAATCTTCTCGGACTGAGAGGGCGGAACCATGTCGCCTGAGGTGAAACCGTCAGCACGCCAACAACGTCGGCTGCAGACGCGAGAACGCATACTCGGTGCCGCGATCGCCGAATTCTCGGCGTTTGGCATGGCCGGTGCCGATGTCGGCGCAATCGTCGCCGCGGCAGGGGTGGCGCATGGCACCTTCTTCTTCCACTTCCCCAGCAAGGAGCACGTGTTGCTGGAGCTGGAGCGGCGCGAAGAGGCCAGAATGGCGACTGACTTCGCCCGCGTTCTCGACGGTGCCTGCGATCTGCCCACCACGCTGACCCGACTGGTCGAGTTGGTCAGCGGGCTCGAACGGCGTTTCGGGCCACTACTCTTCAAAGAGCTACTCGCGCTGCACTTCTCACCGACCAGGCCGACCAGGGACGAATGGACCGACCATCCGGTGATCGTGCTCCTCGTCGCTGAGATCGAGCGGGCCTGCGGCGACGGTCAAGTCCACCCCGAGGTCGACGCCTTCTACAGCGCGACGTTCTTCCTACTCGGCCTCTACGGCGTGTTGACCACAACCGAACACGGCGAAGGCCGAGACACGATGTTGGCCAAATTGGTGACAACCGCCCTACGTGGCCTGACCAATAAGGAGGTCTGAAATGGACTGGATCTGGGAGATCCTCCGCTATGTCGCAGCATGGGGCGGAACCGGCTTGGTGATCTGGTTCTGGTACTGGATGTTCTCCAACATCGGGACGTTCTGAACCTCATGACCGAACTCTCCGATGCGCATGCATTGGCACTCGAACGCAGTTGCGCCGTGACGGCCGTTGCACTGAGCGGGCAGCGCCGCGCGGGCGTCCGTCTGGTCACCGGAGGGCACCGCGCCTTCGGCGTAAGTACCACGCTCGACTACGTCCATGTCCCCTATCCACACCTCGAACGCGACTGGACACGCCGAACCCTCACTTGCGGTGTGGCGCTTCAATGTTCGCCTTCCAAGGACCGGCTGGCCGACTATCGGCTCAACGAGCTCTCGGCCCGCGAACTACGCGCTCTGACCATCGTCGAGGCCGGGGTCTCGCTGGGATGGATCGCGGCGAACTGGCCTGGGCTGCTCGACGAGTTCGGAAATGTCGTCCCGGACCTGGAAGTACTTCCGGCCACCGCTGGCGCCGACGAGATGCTGCGTCGAGCGGTCGAGGCGGCACGCGCGGGCGATGTGCCCGACGTTCACCCACTCATAGGTCGACTGCCGCGGGCCTTCACAACGCCACAGGGCCTGACCGACAAACTGCGCCGCAGCTTCGGCAGAATGCCCTGGACGACAACGCAAAAGCGTCTTCCACGACCGTATTCCATTCCGGTGGGCGGAGACGGCGGCGTCCGCAACCCCAATC is a genomic window containing:
- a CDS encoding fumarate reductase subunit C (part of four member fumarate reductase enzyme complex FrdABCD which catalyzes the reduction of fumarate to succinate during anaerobic respiration; FrdCD are the membrane components which interact with quinone and are involved in electron transfer; FrdAB are the catalytic subcomplex consisting of a flavoprotein subunit and an iron-sulfur subunit, respectively; the catalytic subunits are similar to succinate dehydrogenase SdhAB), with protein sequence MTTYRQPVPLLWWTKRASYLRYMLRELSCEFVAWSVVYLVILVWAYSTGHQDWFAAFSSHPLVIVLNLVTLAFLLLHTITWFSLAPRAMVVHLRGRRVPAGAVLAGHYLAWLAVSAVIAWVVLA
- the frdD gene encoding fumarate reductase subunit FrdD encodes the protein MSATTRRTPEPYFWLLFSAGGMVSALTLPVLMLLFGVVFPLGLLDAPDPGQLLAVMRNPLTRIVLAGIFVLGLFHWAHRARFMVEHGLKLGRFDWAIAVCAYGTAALCSIAAVWVLLTV
- a CDS encoding NAD(P)H-dependent amine dehydrogenase family protein, which produces MRRVVQFSTGNVGRHSLAAVIGRPDLKLVGVHASGPEKIGRDAAELCGHREPTGVIATDDIDALIALGPDCVVYTALGETRPMEAIEQMSRFLAAGINVVGTSMVWLVTPHQADDWLRVPLEQACAEGNSSLYVNGIDPGYSGDTAVYAALSLVTRAESVTVKEIFDYGNYDDYEYTGTAMGFGTTPDDDLPMAFQPGVITSMFGGLVRNLADRLGVELDEVTERFEPWYTPERIECTMMTVEPGQLAGTRFAAEGVRGGVPVITIEHTTRLTPAAAPDWEYPPDGQSGVHQVIVEGEPRIEMSTSLSHPVLDVTDAGCVSTAARVVNAIDWVCRAPAGLVAVEDIPPTSMIRGLMW
- a CDS encoding SDR family NAD(P)-dependent oxidoreductase — translated: MAMEQFDLTGQVAIVTGAGKGVGQGIARVLAEAGASVVGTARTESDIVATIAGIETAGGKGVPVVADAMSRPDGERVVETAMEQFGRIDILVNNVGGSTYARFLDITDEDFRHTFDWCVTSAFIMSQLVAPHMIEAGRGSIVNISSGSARFGIRALTAYCTAKGGLEALTRAMAQELAPKIRVNAIALGSFATDGLQGSLDMLPGSLEKMNEATPLHRLGDVEDLGRLCVYLSTRDCYATNAIFHVDGGIESNNSPLPIPDY
- a CDS encoding TetR/AcrR family transcriptional regulator, which translates into the protein MSPEVKPSARQQRRLQTRERILGAAIAEFSAFGMAGADVGAIVAAAGVAHGTFFFHFPSKEHVLLELERREEARMATDFARVLDGACDLPTTLTRLVELVSGLERRFGPLLFKELLALHFSPTRPTRDEWTDHPVIVLLVAEIERACGDGQVHPEVDAFYSATFFLLGLYGVLTTTEHGEGRDTMLAKLVTTALRGLTNKEV